A part of Salvelinus alpinus chromosome 5, SLU_Salpinus.1, whole genome shotgun sequence genomic DNA contains:
- the LOC139575529 gene encoding uncharacterized protein — protein MADSLLVEQLKTARTSAKRQFSRLANNVLRMHTMMSKEELRDNFRKLTAEAGKVLEANDDVEGQCIEENSDAEKLSEQQKSDLVKTAKECEEKLQELKDLIQKTLWANFGEYELTQAITTAESQAENVGAVDPSKNPDAYLFMIGQLENLVKAAKEVHKHWKCWAPPAEQQHFQSRIKDLETILPNLTIRQADFTGAHVRGETSRLSTTSNSSVATPAIKLKPAALPKFSGIRREFHRWKKDWEALQMQGEPTGSREVKKFQLLDSVDEKTIRDLHLTTYTTAEEVFRVLENRFGNKTTIALEIVEELQRLQAVKGNQPRRIVELIQSVEKALVDLNELGKTGAIKNPLVTKTIESKLPDGLKKEWLLHVAGKGDEAEEDKRFDYLHKFLRGQEAIYEKLDQLREEEPKPKSEPRQARTRTSTQLSDQAQGCVVCGDCKHKKRLFFCQKFRTLKLSEKRDAVRKLGACKRCLEIHKEGDYCKSEFLCRRPDCIEQRATEHHYYLCPRAGTSKGNVVQRSNNSKVGGDTRERYTQAQEEFIKSLSPEFAEKCCNAFCNTIARTSLVSNQPSLLAENGIVEWPVIMMLLEVTANAGQKVGTLIDLASDTNYITHDAADRLNLRSEAITLVVHGVGGMKVQVTTKRYLLKIRVRTEQGNVRSHQLLCYGLDSIAEIHKHVTAKRLQKFFPDVPQNELVRPRQIQLLISHKEGRLVPQKIRTVGDLVLWDGPLGKTIAGTHPGLFEEATVTAHQSRAHFARSMRAAALMYEEHICAKPTIKSSYSAISTRDFIEWWRWDSIGAPCTPKCGGCRCGSCQLGGKEMTLAEERELEVVKDGLTYVGADDHSDSPRWHARNPWLIDPSTLPNNIKAVEATFLRTERQLAKEPQWKKAYGAQVHEMVDRRAARKLTKEDLTNWNGPVWYISHLIAPNPHSVTTPVRLVWNSSQKYKGQSLNDLLMKGPDVLNPIRAVLLKFRQGSYAALGDVRKMYNSVWLEEREVHLHRFLWRDSEGDEVEQYAITRVNIGDKPAGCIAQLAMRETANLPQFSHLTDECQVLHEHSYVDDILTFHNCREKLEVITKNVELILKAGGFALKPWVFSGQNKGEREKASPNVVVLPNQLKEEDNKALGLGYIVDEDMLHVMVRVNFSRRKKKMRLGQDLLLEEVRAQTPDPLTRRELLSQVAGLYDPVGLTTPSKQRGAILVRRAFQEAKPKCSMVKDTWDLPLSDELRKDAIGIFEEYVQLSKVMFPRALTPPKATTEPVAVTFSDGSESSYGAVLYLRWNCNKQLTIRLVESKAKLTPLDQKGDAVKAELCGAVFASRLKKYFEQHTQIQIKRWYHLLDSQTVLGAIQRESYGFQTFFANRIGEIQESTRLQDWWWIPGPLNIADIITRGAGPKELDAHSEWQQGPEFLYLPESEWPIMSSKDVSVTARESINNMQKKSFVAALTRARAKISLPSLVGRFPAGAAVLNLVDERRFSSLKCLIKTVAFIWRAAKKFGSATKSIETPKWEAIPTKGVITATERQEAIRDIYLAAQEGVTFPTTTTDRLVVYREPESGLLVCGGRIHGFREDGAAVPLLPFNAWVSTLLAREAHEEGHEGVAATLLKMRRKAWVIQGRKISQKVVDNCLFCKKSRARRCEQVMADLPAERATPAAPFEFTTVDLFGPYLVKDDIKKRVSMKVWGVVFSCMASRAIHADLVNTMSTESFLMAYQRFTAIRGHPRKIWSDPGTNFIGAKPVLRELYQFLDAQNRTSIEEMSAQKGTKWEWTIHPADSPHRNGAAEAAVRILKKALQSLGNNTGLSYSELQTTLQLAANLANECPIDARVQSHEESVQYVSPNTLLLGRASPSGEIRTFDFANYPYKRLREMQNQVNKFWRSWSQLAGPNLFLRSKWHTSYRNVAVGDIVWLCDQNAMRGQFKLGRVMSVNPDAKGIVRDVNVKVVQSSCLPVTKPALNRPSAKVLKEATQTTVLHRDVRRLVVLLPVEDQTRS, from the coding sequence ATGGCTGATTCATTACTGGTGGAGCAGCTAAAGACCGCAAGGACATCAGCGAAGCGTCAGTTTTCCCGTCTGGCCAATAATGTGCTACGAATGCATACAATGATGTCAAAAGAGGAGCTCAGAGACAATTTTAGGAAGCTCACTGCAGAAGCTGGCAAAGTCCTGGAAGCCAACGATGATGTAGAGGGGCAATGTATTGAAGAAAACTCTGATGCAGAGAAGTTGAGCGAGCAGCAGAAGTCTGACTTGGTCAAAACAGCCAAAGAGTGTGAGGAAAAACTGCAAGAGCTAAAGGACCTCATACAAAAGACATTGTGGGCCAATTTCGGGGAATATGAACTGACACAAGCAATTACAACAGCAGAGTCGCAAGCAGAAAACGTGGGAGCTGTGGACCCAAGTAAAAACCCAGATGCATATCTCTTCATGATCGGACAACTAGAGAATCTTGTGAAGGCTGCGAAGGAGGTGCATAAACATTGGAAGTGCTGGGCCCCCCCAGCAGAGCAACAACATTTCCAGAGTCGTATCAAAGACCTTGAAACTATCCTGCCAAATCTCACAATAAGACAAGCAGACTTTACAGGGGCACACGTTAGAGGAGAAACCAGCAGATTGAGTACTACTTCAAACAGTTCTGTGGCCACACCAGCAATTAAATTAAAGCCTGCTGCCCTCCCAAAGTTTTCTGGCATCCGCCGAGAGTTTCACCGGTGGAAAAAAGACTGGGAAGCGCTCCAGATGCAGGGAGAACCTACTGGATCCAGAGAGGTTAAAAAGTTCCAACTTCTCGACAGTGTGGATGAGAAGACCATACGAGACCTTCACCTTACAACTTACACAACTGCTGAGGAGGTTTTCCGGGTCTTGGAGAACCGCTTTGGAAATAAGACAACTATAGCCCTTGAGATAGTAGAAGAGCTCCAAAGACTCCAAGCAGTTAAAGGTAACCAGCCCAGGAGGATTGTTGAGCTCATCCAATCTGTAGAAAAAGCCCTGGTCGATCTGAACGAGCTTGGCAAGaccggtgctataaagaaccctcttGTAACAAAGACAATAGAGAGTAAACTTCCTGATGGCCTGAAGAAGGAATGGCTTCTTCATGTAGCTGGCAAAGGTGATGAAGCTGAAGAAGACAAGCGATTTGACTACCTCCACAAGTTTCTTCGAGGTCAAGAAGCCATCTATGAGAAGCTGGACCAactgagagaggaggaaccaAAACCGAAATCTGAACCTCGGCAAGCTCGAACCAGAACCTCCACCCAACTAAGCGACCAGGCTCAAGGATGTGTGGTCTGCGGAGACTGCAAGCATAAGAAAAGGCTATTTTTCTGCCAAAAGTTTCGCACGCTTAAGCTGTCAGAGAAAAGAGATGCTGTCAGGAAGCTGGGAGCCTGCAAAAGATGCCTGGAGATTCACAAGGAAGGTGACTATTGTAAATCAGAGTTTCTGTGCAGGAGGCCAGACTGCATAGAACAGCGTGCTACAGAACACCACTATTACCTCTGCCCGAGAGCTGGTACATCCAAAGGGAATGTCGTCCAGAGGTCCAATAACAGCAAAGTGGGAGGTGACACAAGAGAGCGTTATACCCAAGCCCAAGAAGAGTTCATTAAAAGTCTCTCACCTGAATTTGCAGAGAAGTGTTGCAATGCCTTTTGCAACACTATAGCCAGAACCTCTCTTGTGTCCAACCAACCCAGTCTTCTAGCAGAGAATGGAATAGTGGAGTGGCCAGTCATCATGATGCTCTTAGAGGTCACGGCCAATGCAGGACAAAAAGTTGGGACTTTGATCGACCTGGCATCGGATACAAACTATATAACTCATGATGCAGCTGATCGTTTGAACCTTAGAAGTGAAGCCATAACCCTTGTTGTCCATGGTGTGGGAGGAATGAAAGTTCAAGTCACCACAAAACGGTACCTCCTAAAGATCCGGGTCCGCACAGAGCAAGGCAATGTCAGATCCCACCAACTCCTCTGCTATGGTTTGGACAGCATTGCAGAGATTCACAAACATGTGACAGCCAAAAGACTCCAAAAATTCTTTCCAGATGTCCCCCAAAATGAACTTGTTAGACCAAGACAGATACAGCTTTTGATAAGCCATAAGGAAGGGCGACTGGTCCCACAGAAAATACGCACCGTTGGGGACCTTGTACTATGGGATGGGCCATTGGGAAAGACAATTGCAGGGACACACCCTGGTCTGTTTGAAGAGGCTACAGTTACAGCACACCAGTCCAGAGCGCACTTCGCCAGATCCATGAGAGCAGCAGCATTGATGTATGAAGAACATATCTGCGCCAAACCTACCATCAAGTCTTCTTATTCTGCTATTTCCACTCGGGATTTTATTGAGTGGTGGAGATGGGATAGCATTGGCGCCCCCTGCACCCCAAAATGTGGAGGATGTCGCTGCGGCAGTTGTCAACTTGGTGGCAAAGAAATGACTCTGGCTGAAGAAAGGGAGCTGGAAGTTGTTAAGGATGGCCTGACTTATGTTGGTGCTGATGACCACAGTGATAGTCCACGCTGGCATGCAAGGAATCCATGGCTCATTGACCCATCTACATTGCCAAACAACATAAAAGCAGTGGAGGCAACCtttctcagaacagagagacagctcgccAAAGAACCGCAGTGGAAAAAAGCCTATGGTGCTCAAGTCCACGAAATGGTTGACCGCCGGGCTGCAAGAAAGCTGACCAAAGAGGATCTAACCAACTGGAATGGACCTGTCTGGTATATTAGTCATCTTATCGCACCCAACCCCCACTCTGTTACAACTCCGGTAAGACTTGTCTGGAACAGCAGTCAGAAGTACAAAGGCCAAAGTCTCAATGACCTTCTGATGAAAGGCCCTGACGTTCTCAATCCGATTCGAGCTGTCCTCCTCAAGTTCCGCCAAGGCTCCTACGCCGCTCTAGGAGACGTCAGAAAAATGTACAATTCTGTGTGGCTCGAGGAGAGGGAAGTCCATCTACACCGGTTCTTGTGGCGGGATTCAGAGGGCGATGAGGTGGAACAATACGCCATAACCAGAGTGAATATCGGGGACAAGCCAGCAGGGTGCATAGCACAACTGGCCATGAGGGAGACGGCTAACCTGCCTCAATTCAGCCACCTCACAGATGAATGCCAAGTATTACATGAGCACAGCTACGTCGATGACATCTTGACATTCCACAACTGCCGTGAAAAACTCGAAGTCATCACAAAGAATGTGGAGCTGATTCTAAAAGCAGGAGGGTTTGCACTGAAGCCTTGGGTCTTCTCAGGCCAAaataaaggagaaagagaaaaggcatCACCAAATGTTGTTGTCCTGCCAAATCAGCTTAAGGAGGAAGACAACAAGGCGCTCGGTCTCGGCTACATTGTGGATGAAGACATGTTGCATGTCATGGTGAGGGTCAACTTCTCCAGGCGGAAGAAAAAGATGAGACTTGGGCAAGACTTACTGCTAGAAGAAGTACGAGCACAGACACCAGACCCGCTGACAAGACGTGAACTGCTGAGTCAAGTTGCTGGTTTGTACGACCCAGTTGGCCTGACAACGCCATCAAAGCAAAGAGGGGCTATCTTGGTCCGAAGGGCATTCCAAGAGGCAAAACCAAAGTGCAGCATGGTCAAGGACACATGGGACCTTCCCCTGTCGGATGAGCTCCGCAAAGATGCAATTGGAATTTTTGAGGAGTACGTCCAGCTAAGCAAAGTAATGTTCCCAAGAGCTCTTACTCCACCAAAGGCAACAACTGAACCAGTCGCTGTCACTTTTTCAGATGGCAGTGAAAGCTCCTATGGTGCTGTCCTCTATCTGCGGTGGAACTGCAACAAACAATTAACAATTCGACTAGTGGAGTCAAAAGCAAAGCTGACACCACTAGACCAGAAGGGGGATGCAGTCAAAGCGGAACTTTGCGGTGCAGTCTTTGCAAGCCGCCTGAAAAAGTACTTTGAACAGCATACCCAGATCCAGATAAAAAGGTGGTACCATTTGTTAGACAGTCAGACTGTTCTTGGAGCTATCCAGCGTGAAAGCTATGGATTTCAGACTTTCTTCGCTAATAGAATTGGAGAGATCCAAGAGAGCACACGGCTACAGGACTGGTGGTGGATCCCTGGACCACTCAACATAGCCGACATTATCACTCGAGGAGCTGGGCCAAAGGAACTTGATGCCCATTCAGAGTGGCAGCAAGGGCCAGAGTTTCTATATCTTCCAGAGAGCGAGTGGCCAATTATGTCGTCAAAAGATGTGTCTGTGACAGCTCGAGAGAGCATTAACAATATGCAAAAGAAGTCATTTGTGGCAGCACTCACCAGAGCCCGAGCGAAAATAAGTCTTCCAAGTCTTGTGGGACGATTTCCTGCTGGTGCAGCTGTCCTAAACTTGGTGGATGAGAGGCGCTTTAGTAGCCTAAAGTGTCTAATCAAGACTGTTGCTTTTATCTGGAGAGCCGCCAAAAAGTTTGGATCTGCAACAAAGTCCATCGAGACCCCAAAGTGGGAGGCGATTCCCACAAAAGGAGTTATCACCGCCACAGAACGTCAAGAGGCAATAAGAGACATCTATCTTGCTGCTCAAGAGGGGGTGACGTTCCCAACTACCACTACGGACCGCTTGGTTGTGTACAGAGAGCCAGAATCTGGGTTACTAGTCTGCGGTGGGAGAATCCATGGCTTCAGGGAGGATGGCGCTGCAGTTCCCCTTCTGCCTTTCAATGCATGGGTCTCTACTTTATTGGCACGGGAGGCGCACGAGGAGGGTCATGAAGGTGTGGCTGCAACCCTGCTGAAAATGAGGAGGAAAGCCTGGGTCATCCAAGGAAGGAAAATTTCCCAAAAAGTAGTGGATAACTGCCTTTTCTGCAAAAAGTCAAGAGCAAGAAGGTGCGAACAGGTAATGGCTGACTTACCTGCTGAAAGAGCCACACCTGCAGCTCCGTTCGAGTTCACTACAGTCGACCTCTTCGGACCGTACCTTGTCAAAGATGACATCAAGAAACGGGTCTCAATGAAAGTGTGGGGTGTCGTCTTCAGCTGTATGGCCAGCAGGGCAATTCATGCAGACCTGGTCAACACAATGTCGACAGAGAGCTTCTTGATGGCTTACCAACGCTTTACTGCAATtagagggcacccaagaaagatcTGGTCCGACCCAGGGACAAACTTCATCGGCGCCAAACCTGTCCTAAGAGAGCTGTACCAGTTCCTGGATGCTCAGAATAGAACTTCAATAGAAGAGATGTCGGCTCAAAAAGGTACCAAATGGGAGTGGACAATTCACCCTGCTGACTCACCTCACCGCAATGGGGCTGCTGAAGCCGCTGTTCGCATTCTCAAGAAGGCACTGCAGAGCCTGGGCAACAACACTGGCCTTAGCTACAGCGAGCTTCAGACAACACTACAACTTGCTGCAAACCTTGCCAACGAATGCCCAATAGATGCCAGGGTGCAGAGCCATGAAGAAAGCGTGCAGTATGTGTCACCCAACACACTTCTCCTGGGCCGAGCCTCTCCAAGCGGTGAGATCAGAACATTTGACTTTGCGAACTACCCTTACAAGAGACTCAGAGAGATGCAGAACCAGGTCAACAAGTTCTGGAGGTCTTGGAGCCAGCTTGCCGGCCCAAACTTATTTCTGAGAAGTAAATGGCACACTTCATATCGCAACGTTGCTGTCGGAGATATTGTCTGGTTGTGTGACCAAAATGCAATGAGGGGCCAATTCAAACTAGGACGGGTGATGAGCGTTAATCCAGATGCTAAGGGCATTGTTCGAGACGTGAACGTCAAAGTGGTCCAAAGCTCCTGCCTTCCTGTCACAAAACCCGCACTAAACCGACCATCGGCCAAAGTCCTGAAAGAAGCTACGCAAACAACAGTCCTGCACAGAGATGTTCGACGCTTGGTTGTCTTGCTACCAGTTGAGGATCAAACTCGGAGCTGA